A part of Tachysurus vachellii isolate PV-2020 chromosome 4, HZAU_Pvac_v1, whole genome shotgun sequence genomic DNA contains:
- the LOC132844085 gene encoding autotransporter CRAC-like codes for MKILLIFTLCLISGGGSVTDERMSSGEGVLITSGGSVTDERMSSGEGVLITSGGSVTDERMSSGEGVLTTIFPAFTVITVSVILLLLLIGIIILILTLQKRRITKAGGSVTLSLFQMSVPDESRRENKTTNTL; via the exons ATGaagatcctcctcatcttcacaCTCTGTCTGATCTCAG GTGGAGGATCAGTAACAGATGAAAGGATGTCTTCAGGAGAAGGAGTCCTTATCACCA GTGGAGGATCAGTAACAGATGAAAGGATGTCTTCAGGAGAAGGAGTCCTTATCACCA gTGGAGGATCAGTAACAGATGAAAGGATGTCTTCAGGAGAAGGAGTCCTTACCACCA TATTTCCAGCTTTCACTGTGATCACTGTGTCTGTAattctgctgctgcttctgatTGGAATTATAATCCTCATTCTGACTCTACAAAAGAGACGCATAACTAAAG CAGGGGGTTCAGTGACACTGAGTCTGTTCCAGATGTCTGTTCCAGATGAATCCAGAAGAGAGAACAAAACAACCAACACGctatag
- the LOC132844241 gene encoding polymeric immunoglobulin receptor-like isoform X2 — MKILLIFTLCLISDGGAAKEVTGYSGRGILIKCKYDTEYRYNKKYFCKSSLSVCSEKIKTGAKNQWVNSGRFSLFDDTRSSEFWVMIRELTVQDTGTYHCGVDRTLDTDIYTPVELKVKQGSLVSVTAYAGGGINIKCRYDDEYKNLSKSFCKIGTHQRCFNQKQTKPNSEWSHDGRFSIHDNRSAGFFSVFITELIIGDTGKYACGVVVFDKPAIYTAVKLNVTEDLSHEKFISKTVNVGEDLTVTCNYPKFLSSDPKFLCKTRWQDACYYNTTVEENGKSVNKGKISLYDDRAKQNFTVSIRDVTEQDSGEYWCGAEKAWASDNGYKVYFTQINLTVTLINLINQHEFPSSTVISVSVCLLVLLLFGVSVSFVFFWHKMQGKSPIDKSSVHCSGNNQENEEVKNTRRLSASDAAIFTLYASAQLPTIPSEPSQTVYSNTKFPTSSCNSNVYSIAELPTIPPDQDVYSTAQLPTDLSDTPGGAAQESSEKSAEDLTYTAGKSIPPPC, encoded by the exons ATGaagatcctcctcatcttcacccTCTGTCTGATCTCAG ATGGAGGAGCCGCAAAGGAAGTAACAGGATATTCAGGAAGAGGAATCCTTATCAAGTGCAAGTATGATACAGAATACagatataacaaaaaatatttctgtaagaGTTCATTGTCAGTCTGTtctgagaaaataaagacagGAGCTAAAAACCAGTGGGTAAATTCAGGAAGATTCTCATTGTTTGATGACACCAGATCATCAGAGTTCTGGGTGATGATCAGAGAGCTCACTGTACAGGACACTGGGACGTACCACTGTGGAGTTGATAGAACTTTAGatacagacatttacacaccGGTGGAACTGAAGGTAAAGCAAG GATCATTGGTCTCAGTGACTGCATATGCAGGTGGAGGAATCAACATCAAGTGCAGATATGATGATGAATATAAAAACCTATCAAAATCATTCTGTAAGATCGGAACACATCAAAGGTGttttaatcaaaaacaaacaaaaccgaACAGTGAATGGTCACATGATGGCAGATTCTCAATTCATGACAACAGAAGTGCAGGattcttcagtgtgtttatcaCAGAGCTGATTATAGGGGACACTGGAAAATACGCAtgtggtgttgttgtgtttgataAACCGGCGATCTACACTGCAGTAAAGCTGAATGTAACAGAAG ATCTGTCCCATGAGAAGTTCATCAGTAAGACTGTTAATGTAGGAGAAGATTTGACTGTCACCTGTAATTACCCAAAATTCCTCAGTAGTGACCCCAAGTTTCTCTGCAAGACGAGGTGGCAAGATGCTTGTTATTATAATACAACTGTTGAAGAAAATGGAAAGTCTGTAAATAAGGGGAAAATATCTCTGTATGATGacagagcaaaacaaaactTCACTGTGAGTATTAGAGATGTAACTGAGCAGGACTCTGGTGAATACTGGTGCGGAGCGGAAAAAGCCTGGGCAAGTGATAACGGATACaaggtttatttcacacagatCAACCTGACAGTTACACTGATTAACCTGATAAATCAACATG AATTTCCTTCTTCCACtgtgatctctgtgtctgtatgccTGCTAGTGCTGCTTCTGTTTGGAGTCTcagtttcctttgtttttttttggcacaaGATGCAAG GAAAATCACCTATAGACAAAAGTTCTGTTCATTGCTCAGGAAACAACCAAGAG AATGAGGAAGTTAAAAATACCAGAAGACTTTCCGCATCAGATGCTGCGATTTTCACACTCTATGCTTCTGCTCAATTACCCACAATCCCCTCTGAGCCTTCCCAAACCGTATATTCCAACACAAAGTTCCCCACAAGCTCCTGTAATTCCAACGTTTACTCTATTGCTGAACTACCCACAATCCCTCCTGATCAGGACGTCTACTCCACAGCTCAGTTACCCACAGATCTCTCTGATACCCCAGGCGGTGCTGCTCAGGAGTCATCTGAGAAATCTGCTGAAGATCTGACTTACACAGCA gggaagtccATTCCACCACCGTGCTAG
- the LOC132844241 gene encoding polymeric immunoglobulin receptor-like isoform X1 produces MKILLIFTLCLISDGGAAKEVTGYSGRGILIKCKYDTEYRYNKKYFCKSSLSVCSEKIKTGAKNQWVNSGRFSLFDDTRSSEFWVMIRELTVQDTGTYHCGVDRTLDTDIYTPVELKVKQGSLVSVTAYAGGGINIKCRYDDEYKNLSKSFCKIGTHQRCFNQKQTKPNSEWSHDGRFSIHDNRSAGFFSVFITELIIGDTGKYACGVVVFDKPAIYTAVKLNVTEDLSHEKFISKTVNVGEDLTVTCNYPKFLSSDPKFLCKTRWQDACYYNTTVEENGKSVNKGKISLYDDRAKQNFTVSIRDVTEQDSGEYWCGAEKAWASDNGYKVYFTQINLTVTLINLINQHEFPSSTVISVSVCLLVLLLFGVSVSFVFFWHKMQGKSPIDKSSVHCSGNNQENEEVKNTRRLSASDAAIFTLYASAQLPTIPSEPSQTVYSNTKFPTSSCNSNVYSIAELPTIPPDQDVYSTAQLPTDLSDTPGGAAQESSEKSAEDLTYTAVSLNTNTTSSNDTVPEIIFNKKEHLCDYDTLSHVHFH; encoded by the exons ATGaagatcctcctcatcttcacccTCTGTCTGATCTCAG ATGGAGGAGCCGCAAAGGAAGTAACAGGATATTCAGGAAGAGGAATCCTTATCAAGTGCAAGTATGATACAGAATACagatataacaaaaaatatttctgtaagaGTTCATTGTCAGTCTGTtctgagaaaataaagacagGAGCTAAAAACCAGTGGGTAAATTCAGGAAGATTCTCATTGTTTGATGACACCAGATCATCAGAGTTCTGGGTGATGATCAGAGAGCTCACTGTACAGGACACTGGGACGTACCACTGTGGAGTTGATAGAACTTTAGatacagacatttacacaccGGTGGAACTGAAGGTAAAGCAAG GATCATTGGTCTCAGTGACTGCATATGCAGGTGGAGGAATCAACATCAAGTGCAGATATGATGATGAATATAAAAACCTATCAAAATCATTCTGTAAGATCGGAACACATCAAAGGTGttttaatcaaaaacaaacaaaaccgaACAGTGAATGGTCACATGATGGCAGATTCTCAATTCATGACAACAGAAGTGCAGGattcttcagtgtgtttatcaCAGAGCTGATTATAGGGGACACTGGAAAATACGCAtgtggtgttgttgtgtttgataAACCGGCGATCTACACTGCAGTAAAGCTGAATGTAACAGAAG ATCTGTCCCATGAGAAGTTCATCAGTAAGACTGTTAATGTAGGAGAAGATTTGACTGTCACCTGTAATTACCCAAAATTCCTCAGTAGTGACCCCAAGTTTCTCTGCAAGACGAGGTGGCAAGATGCTTGTTATTATAATACAACTGTTGAAGAAAATGGAAAGTCTGTAAATAAGGGGAAAATATCTCTGTATGATGacagagcaaaacaaaactTCACTGTGAGTATTAGAGATGTAACTGAGCAGGACTCTGGTGAATACTGGTGCGGAGCGGAAAAAGCCTGGGCAAGTGATAACGGATACaaggtttatttcacacagatCAACCTGACAGTTACACTGATTAACCTGATAAATCAACATG AATTTCCTTCTTCCACtgtgatctctgtgtctgtatgccTGCTAGTGCTGCTTCTGTTTGGAGTCTcagtttcctttgtttttttttggcacaaGATGCAAG GAAAATCACCTATAGACAAAAGTTCTGTTCATTGCTCAGGAAACAACCAAGAG AATGAGGAAGTTAAAAATACCAGAAGACTTTCCGCATCAGATGCTGCGATTTTCACACTCTATGCTTCTGCTCAATTACCCACAATCCCCTCTGAGCCTTCCCAAACCGTATATTCCAACACAAAGTTCCCCACAAGCTCCTGTAATTCCAACGTTTACTCTATTGCTGAACTACCCACAATCCCTCCTGATCAGGACGTCTACTCCACAGCTCAGTTACCCACAGATCTCTCTGATACCCCAGGCGGTGCTGCTCAGGAGTCATCTGAGAAATCTGCTGAAGATCTGACTTACACAGCAGTGAGTTTAAACACTAACACCACCAGCTCCAATGATACAGTTCCAGAGATTATCTTTAATAAGAAAGAGCATTTGTGTGACTATGACACACTCAGTCATGTACATTTTCACTAG